ATGTTAACCGGCTTATTTAGACACTTGTAACAATTTCTGGAGCAGTTCCATGTGACTTTACGGTTTctttgagacaaaaaaaaaatgggaacacCTGACAATATGAAGTGCACCAAGGTAACAGGCCTGTGCCAACCTTGCAGCGTTGACTCAACTCTGTGCAGTACATGAAGATGTTCTTATTATTATGTCCTTCGCCTATAAATTGCACATGCAAAGGTAGGTAAGTCAGAGATGTTCTATAGAAGTTGTTACACATGAAGAAATGTCAGATGGGTGGGGGTTACCTCGACTCCGGCTCCGTGTCATCTAATCTAATTTGCCTAATCATTCCCAGCAGCGTTGGTAAACTATGTTGGAAACGATAGTTTCAGTTGACACGGTTTCAGCTGTTTCCAATCATCCGTACACTGTCATGATATGCAGGGCTGCACATTTGAGGTTCAAGTGCCATGTTGTCTCTAACGCTCGAGATTTTTAACGCAAGAAACCACGAGTGCTGCCACTGTGAGCGTCCAACGGGGGACCCTCCCTACGAATGGCGCATCACAGCCGTTCGGCACGGTGACCACATTCAAAAGATAGATATCGATCTTGTTAACAAAGCTTGACTATGTCTGCACGTATATCTGGGTAAGTTATCCTGAATTATTTTTAATTGTGAGCAACAGAGGACTGCCATTTCCTATTAAACACACAAAACGAGAAGTGATCTGGTGTGGTGTTTGCACTTTTCATGTGAGATTGTATGTATTTGTGTGCGGGGGATCTTTTTCAGGtattaaaagaagaaaagcaaaaGTTCACTTGagagttttatttattaaagtAAGAGGATGATTTGCatcttttgaaaacattttttctgcCAAAATACAGATGAGCTAACTCGACTCCACAATCCCTGGTGTAGGGGAGCTCTTCTTAGTTGAAGAAAAACGGTTTAATAAAATCTGGGAGGTCAGCTCTGCATGACCCCTCCAGAGAGCACAGGGATCTGAATTTGGTCTTAGTGGTCCTCACTCCAATGAGAGTCGGCAGTAATGTTGATTTGCGTCACCTTTATTGTTGGTCTTTGGTGACATTGCCTGCTGCTATGAAGGCCCCAGAATGTACTGATATTAGCTAGTTTGAACTAGAGTTCAGTAaatcaagtcttttttttcattttgggtgCACTTCTTCCATCTTTTATACCGGTTACTCTTTTGCTCTCATTGGTTACATGTGGCCATTGAACGTTTTTGTGTTACATTACTCCCACGTTGCACGCCAGCACTTTCATCTTTTCATCAAATAGACAATAATTCCCAGTCAGGctgctacatttaaaaaaacaaaacttgagaTTGGTTGGCATGCCAACGGACCTTTTGAACACCCTATAACGAGGGTCCATCGCCAGAACTCCAGTCAATAATCGGCACCCTTTCGTggcttgtttttatttcttgccGTCCAGCAGGATGCGTCTAAAAGTGAGGTTAATGCGCGGCGTGAAAACTTTCTTACGAACAGGGAGGCTGTGGTACCAGAAGGTGTTGGTCGGCGGATTCATGAGAAGCAGGCTTCCGTGAGCGAGCTCAAGCTTCACAGGTTCAATCTGTCGGCGGCTCTGTTTTCCCCGAGTATCTCTGTGTCTGAAGATGAAGTCCCGTGCTGCTCCCAAAGAGACGGAGGCGATGGGACAGGAGGGGTCCAGCTCCTTCTCATCATCGCGGTGCTCACCCATGTGATCCTGCCCGTCTTTGTACCTGGTAGAGAGACCAACACTTTGAGCATTTCAAACTGTTACCTCTACTTTCTGTTTAAGTTGCTTTTCACCTGTTGATCAAGACAAAGTTGAATGTCTGGGCTGTCACTTTTGTGACTGTATCTCGAATGTATTCCAAGGCCGCCGTCCATGGGCAGGCCAAACGTGTCACCCCAGAGTAAGTGTATCTGAGACCTGCATCTCCATATGTTGCCTGTTTTCTTGGTATATTATACACCTTTCCAAACACCTGGACCTTTGACTCTTCTCCTGGAAGGAAAAAACGCGACAATCATTCAAGCAACTGCAATTACAGTTCACAACTGTACAGACAAGGGCCGATGGTGTACCTGTTGAGtacaccacctcctcctccaactgTTTAAATAggtcatctgcctcctttcTTGAGAATAGTAGAGCGTAATCACAGTCTAGTCCTTCTGCCTCTATCTTTTGCCAAGGAACAGGATCTGAGAACTCTCCTAACGCTgtatcctcatcctcctccttcGTCCTCTCATCTTCCTCCCGTTTCACCTTCTTCCTTGGACTTCTTCGCAGGTCATCATTGGTG
This Odontesthes bonariensis isolate fOdoBon6 chromosome 6, fOdoBon6.hap1, whole genome shotgun sequence DNA region includes the following protein-coding sequences:
- the alkbh2 gene encoding DNA oxidative demethylase ALKBH2 — translated: MERLMLRGLNKRSCTNDDLRRSPRKKVKREEDERTKEEDEDTALGEFSDPVPWQKIEAEGLDCDYALLFSRKEADDLFKQLEEEVVYSTGEESKVQVFGKVYNIPRKQATYGDAGLRYTYSGVTRLACPWTAALEYIRDTVTKVTAQTFNFVLINRYKDGQDHMGEHRDDEKELDPSCPIASVSLGAARDFIFRHRDTRGKQSRRQIEPVKLELAHGSLLLMNPPTNTFWYHSLPVRKKVFTPRINLTFRRILLDGKK